The following proteins come from a genomic window of Streptomyces sp. GS7:
- a CDS encoding type I polyketide synthase produces the protein MPNDKKLVDYLKWVTNDLHQTRQRLREVESAKQEPIAIVGMSCRLPGGVRTPEDFWQLLDDGRDGISAFPTDRGWDLDVLTGDGSGSSATTEGGFVDAASFDADFFGISPREAVTMDPQQRILLEASWEALERATIDPVSLRGTETGVFVGTSGIDYVNTVMNSREDIEGHGSTGLIASILSGRVSYSFGLEGPAVTIDTACSSSLVSLHLAIQALHSGECSLALVGGVTVISTPMSFVGFTRQGGLATDGRCKAFADAADGTGWSEGVGVLVVERLSDARRNGHPVLAVVRGSAVNQDGASNGLTAPSGPSQQRVIRQALAGAGLAPSDVDVVEAHGTGTPLGDPIEAQALLATYGQGRDAERPLLLGSVKSNLGHTQAAAGAAGIIKVILAMRHGVLPKTLHVDAPTSHVDWSSGAIELLTEPQKWPEADRPRRAGVSSFAISGTNAHVILEQAPVVEETDDEEEPRTSPAAVPWLLSARSEEALAAQRERISALTDQSPLDLGFSLAATRAHLEYRSVLLSEGGETVEVARGHAGHTAGKLAVLFSGQGAQRVGMGRELYGRFPVFAEALDEVLAHFEGELAGPLRAVMFGEVEGLDETGFTQPALFAVEVALFRLVESLGLRPDFVAGHSIGEVAAAYVAGVFSLADACVLVAARARLMQALPVGGAMVAVQAGESEVEPRLSDGVSIAAVNGPEAVVIAGDEAEVLCIAGELAGEGRRTQRLSVSHAFHSELMEPMLEDFRRVAEGLTYEAPRIPLVSNVTGRLAADDLVCSAEYWVRHVRETVRFADGVRTLEAEGASAFLELGPDGVLTAMAQHSLDSADDSVAVSALRKDRSEESALLTALARLHVTGVEVDWPRIFDGTGARRIDLPTYPFQHERYWPRPALVSGDVAGAGLSAAEHPLLGAMVTVADSGGVVLTGRLSLGTHPWLVDHVMAGSVLFPGAGFVELAMRAADQVGCDRVEDLVLMTPLALFKDRAVQVQVVVGAPNDVGARSVSVHSRPEGDPDGLWVQHAGGTLTSGERVVDFGSGVWPPQDAVAVDLAGFYDGTGYGPAFQGLRSVWKSEDGAYVEVALPDPVTEGAGAFGLHPVLLDAVLQSRRLAGVGTAGDQLLPFAWRGVSLHAGGASILRARVTKTGEDSVSVAAVDVEGAPVLSVEELVLRGGQPSDSDPQAAARRAAREGLLSLEWVAAPGVESAEVRCVSLGADVLGLGEWVASLADLTGDEDLVVVPVSGVGDDVPARTHELTARVLGVLQEWLGRERAGASRLVFVTRGAVCADAGEGVVDVAGAAVWGLVRSAQSEHPGRVALVDLEVGSGVDGLVSVLGVVPGLVAAGEGQFVVRGGALRVGRLVELGGGVEAAPGAWDPEGTVLITGGTGGLGREVARHLVGERGVRHLLLVSRSGLAAPGVEELREELTANGAEVMVRACDVADRGAVDAVVGSVSVAHPLTAVVHTAGVLDDGVISSLSSERLSAVLRPKVDAAWHLHEATKGLDLSAFVLFSSVAGVLGGPGQGNYAAGNVFLDALAWHRVGEGLPALSLAWGAWDQGGGMTASLSDADMQRMASYGTVPLTAERGLALFDAATATDAAHLVAVGRVSGPVRMQGPVPSLLRGLIRGTRRTAASSTVGSGADGAVGFVDRLRAARPEERTRLMTDAVCTEAAAVLGHASAKSIDARREFYELGFDSLTSVELRNRLSTITGLHLSATVVFDSKTPGDLAARLYGDLAAQESLDGSGAEAGLRQVAAPESDSLERLFLDALENGKIPEAQRMLSALSALRPSFENTAELEDLPLPATLAEGPGRPRLICVSTPTANGGVHEYVRLAAPFRGERHVSALPLVGFATGERLPGTAETAVRAVAESALRASDGEPFVLVGHSSAGAFAYLAAALLENTWGIRPEAVVLLDTISIRHQKSDGLDYRGLMRRHFMVDEVSPVRMTNSRLSAMARWLGMLSQLELRHTTAPVLLVRAGKETLGIETDTSLGAERHGGRPTAVHSVDADHFSMVRDDAPETARIVKEWLDSLGNA, from the coding sequence ATGCCGAACGACAAGAAGCTCGTTGACTACCTCAAGTGGGTCACCAACGATCTGCACCAGACCCGCCAACGGCTTCGCGAGGTCGAGTCCGCCAAACAGGAGCCCATAGCCATCGTCGGGATGTCCTGCCGGCTGCCGGGTGGCGTGCGAACGCCGGAAGACTTCTGGCAGTTGCTGGACGACGGCCGGGACGGCATCTCCGCGTTCCCCACGGACCGCGGCTGGGACCTCGACGTTCTCACCGGTGACGGCAGCGGCAGCAGCGCGACCACCGAGGGCGGCTTCGTCGACGCCGCCTCGTTCGACGCGGACTTCTTCGGCATCTCGCCCCGCGAGGCCGTGACGATGGACCCGCAGCAGCGGATCCTGCTGGAGGCGTCCTGGGAAGCACTGGAGCGCGCCACCATCGACCCCGTGTCCCTGCGGGGCACCGAGACCGGTGTCTTCGTCGGCACCAGCGGTATCGACTACGTCAACACCGTGATGAACTCCCGCGAGGACATCGAAGGGCACGGCAGCACCGGCCTCATCGCCAGCATCCTGTCCGGCCGGGTCTCGTACAGCTTCGGCCTGGAGGGCCCGGCCGTCACCATCGACACCGCATGCTCCTCCTCGCTCGTCTCGTTGCACCTGGCGATCCAGGCGCTGCATTCCGGTGAGTGCTCGCTGGCCCTGGTCGGCGGAGTGACGGTGATATCGACGCCGATGAGCTTCGTCGGATTCACCAGGCAGGGCGGCCTGGCGACGGACGGCCGGTGCAAGGCGTTCGCCGATGCGGCCGACGGCACCGGTTGGTCCGAGGGCGTGGGCGTCCTCGTCGTCGAGCGGCTGAGCGACGCGCGCCGCAACGGGCATCCCGTGCTCGCGGTGGTGCGGGGCTCGGCCGTCAACCAGGACGGTGCCTCCAACGGCCTCACCGCGCCGAGTGGTCCGTCGCAGCAGCGGGTGATCCGCCAGGCGCTGGCCGGTGCCGGGTTGGCGCCCTCGGATGTGGACGTGGTCGAGGCGCATGGTACGGGTACGCCGCTGGGTGACCCGATCGAGGCGCAGGCGTTGCTGGCCACCTACGGTCAGGGGCGGGACGCCGAGCGGCCGCTGCTGCTGGGTTCGGTGAAGTCCAACCTCGGCCACACGCAGGCCGCGGCCGGTGCGGCGGGGATCATCAAGGTGATCCTGGCGATGCGGCACGGCGTGCTGCCGAAGACGCTCCACGTGGACGCCCCGACCTCGCACGTGGACTGGTCGTCGGGGGCGATAGAGCTGCTGACGGAACCGCAGAAGTGGCCCGAGGCCGACCGGCCGCGGCGCGCCGGCGTGTCGTCCTTCGCCATCAGCGGCACCAACGCCCACGTCATCCTCGAACAGGCACCGGTCGTCGAGGAGACCGACGACGAGGAAGAGCCGCGGACCTCGCCGGCGGCCGTGCCGTGGCTGCTCTCGGCGAGATCCGAGGAGGCACTGGCCGCGCAGCGAGAGCGTATCTCCGCGCTGACCGACCAGTCGCCCCTCGACCTGGGCTTCTCGCTGGCCGCCACCCGGGCACACCTGGAGTACCGGTCGGTGCTGTTGTCCGAGGGTGGCGAAACCGTCGAGGTGGCGCGCGGTCACGCTGGACACACGGCCGGGAAGCTGGCGGTGCTGTTCTCGGGGCAGGGTGCGCAGCGGGTGGGGATGGGTCGGGAGTTGTACGGCCGGTTCCCGGTGTTCGCGGAGGCGTTGGACGAGGTGCTGGCGCACTTCGAGGGCGAGTTGGCGGGGCCGTTGCGTGCGGTGATGTTCGGTGAGGTGGAGGGTCTGGATGAGACCGGGTTCACGCAGCCGGCGTTGTTCGCGGTAGAGGTGGCGTTGTTCCGGTTGGTCGAGTCCCTTGGGTTGCGGCCGGACTTTGTGGCGGGGCATTCGATCGGTGAGGTTGCGGCGGCGTATGTGGCCGGGGTGTTCTCGTTGGCTGATGCGTGTGTGTTGGTGGCGGCGCGGGCGCGGCTGATGCAGGCGTTGCCTGTGGGCGGTGCGATGGTGGCCGTCCAGGCAGGCGAGAGCGAGGTGGAGCCTCGGCTGTCGGATGGTGTGTCGATCGCTGCGGTCAACGGTCCCGAGGCGGTGGTGATCGCCGGTGATGAGGCCGAAGTCCTGTGCATCGCGGGGGAGTTGGCGGGTGAGGGGCGTAGGACGCAGCGGCTGTCGGTGAGCCATGCCTTCCACTCGGAGCTGATGGAGCCGATGCTGGAGGACTTCCGACGGGTGGCGGAGGGGCTGACGTATGAGGCGCCGCGGATCCCGCTGGTCTCCAACGTGACGGGCCGACTGGCCGCCGACGACCTGGTGTGCTCGGCGGAGTACTGGGTCCGGCACGTGCGGGAGACCGTACGGTTCGCCGACGGCGTGCGGACACTTGAGGCCGAAGGCGCCTCGGCCTTCCTGGAGTTGGGTCCGGACGGGGTGCTGACGGCGATGGCCCAGCACAGTCTGGACAGCGCCGATGACAGTGTGGCCGTGTCGGCCCTGCGCAAGGACCGGTCCGAGGAGTCTGCCCTGCTGACCGCGCTGGCGCGGCTGCACGTCACGGGCGTCGAGGTGGACTGGCCCAGGATCTTCGACGGCACCGGTGCCCGGCGCATCGACCTGCCCACCTATCCCTTCCAGCATGAGCGGTACTGGCCTCGGCCGGCGTTGGTGTCCGGTGATGTGGCCGGTGCGGGCCTGTCGGCCGCGGAGCACCCGCTGTTGGGTGCGATGGTCACCGTCGCGGATTCCGGCGGGGTGGTGTTGACGGGCCGGTTGTCGCTGGGGACGCATCCGTGGCTGGTCGACCACGTCATGGCCGGCAGCGTCCTCTTCCCGGGAGCAGGCTTCGTCGAGTTGGCGATGCGCGCTGCCGATCAGGTCGGCTGCGACCGGGTCGAGGACCTTGTCCTGATGACACCGCTGGCGCTGTTCAAGGACCGCGCCGTGCAGGTCCAGGTGGTGGTCGGCGCCCCCAATGACGTGGGGGCTCGCAGTGTCTCGGTGCATTCGCGCCCGGAGGGTGACCCGGATGGGCTGTGGGTCCAGCACGCGGGCGGCACGCTGACCAGCGGTGAGCGGGTCGTGGACTTCGGTTCCGGGGTCTGGCCGCCGCAGGACGCGGTGGCCGTCGACCTGGCGGGCTTCTACGACGGGACCGGCTACGGCCCCGCGTTCCAGGGGCTGCGTTCGGTGTGGAAGAGCGAGGACGGCGCCTACGTGGAGGTGGCGCTGCCTGACCCGGTCACCGAGGGGGCCGGGGCGTTCGGGCTCCACCCGGTGCTGCTGGATGCGGTGTTGCAGTCGCGCAGGCTGGCCGGGGTCGGTACCGCGGGGGATCAGCTCCTGCCGTTCGCCTGGCGTGGGGTGTCGCTGCACGCCGGTGGAGCGTCGATCCTGCGGGCCCGGGTGACGAAGACCGGTGAGGACTCGGTGTCCGTCGCCGCCGTCGACGTCGAGGGCGCACCTGTCCTGTCCGTTGAGGAACTCGTCCTGCGCGGCGGTCAACCGTCCGATTCGGACCCGCAGGCCGCGGCGCGGCGCGCGGCGCGCGAGGGACTGTTGTCGTTGGAGTGGGTGGCGGCTCCTGGGGTGGAGTCGGCTGAGGTCCGGTGTGTGTCCCTGGGCGCGGACGTTCTCGGCCTGGGTGAGTGGGTCGCTTCGCTCGCGGACCTCACCGGGGACGAGGACCTGGTGGTGGTCCCCGTGTCAGGCGTCGGGGACGATGTGCCTGCCCGTACGCATGAGTTGACGGCTCGGGTTCTGGGTGTGTTGCAGGAGTGGTTGGGTCGGGAGAGGGCGGGGGCCTCGCGTTTGGTGTTTGTCACCCGTGGTGCTGTTTGTGCCGATGCGGGTGAGGGCGTGGTGGATGTGGCTGGTGCTGCGGTGTGGGGGTTGGTGCGTTCGGCGCAGTCGGAGCATCCGGGGCGGGTTGCGTTGGTGGACCTTGAGGTTGGTTCGGGGGTTGATGGGTTGGTGTCGGTGCTGGGGGTGGTTCCTGGGTTGGTGGCTGCTGGGGAGGGGCAGTTCGTCGTGCGCGGCGGTGCGTTGCGGGTGGGCCGGTTGGTCGAGTTGGGTGGTGGTGTTGAGGCGGCACCGGGTGCCTGGGATCCGGAGGGGACGGTGCTGATCACGGGTGGCACCGGGGGATTGGGTCGTGAGGTGGCTCGGCATCTGGTGGGTGAGCGTGGGGTGCGGCATCTGTTGCTGGTCAGTCGCAGTGGGCTTGCGGCGCCTGGTGTGGAGGAGCTGCGGGAGGAACTGACCGCGAACGGTGCTGAGGTGATGGTGCGGGCGTGTGATGTGGCTGATCGGGGGGCGGTGGATGCGGTTGTTGGGTCGGTGTCTGTGGCGCATCCGTTGACGGCTGTGGTGCATACGGCGGGTGTTCTCGATGATGGTGTGATCTCGTCGTTGTCGTCGGAGCGGTTGTCGGCTGTGTTGCGTCCGAAGGTGGATGCTGCCTGGCATCTGCATGAGGCGACGAAGGGGTTGGATCTGTCGGCGTTCGTGTTGTTCTCGTCGGTTGCGGGTGTGTTGGGTGGTCCGGGTCAGGGGAATTACGCGGCGGGGAATGTGTTTTTGGATGCGCTTGCTTGGCATCGTGTGGGGGAGGGGTTGCCTGCTCTGTCGTTGGCGTGGGGTGCTTGGGATCAGGGTGGTGGGATGACCGCGTCGCTCTCGGATGCGGACATGCAGCGGATGGCTTCGTATGGGACGGTGCCGTTGACTGCGGAGCGGGGTTTGGCGTTGTTCGACGCTGCCACCGCGACGGATGCCGCCCACCTTGTCGCGGTCGGCCGAGTATCCGGACCGGTGCGGATGCAAGGGCCGGTGCCGTCGCTGCTGCGCGGACTGATCAGGGGAACCCGGCGGACGGCCGCGAGTTCCACGGTCGGCTCCGGTGCCGACGGAGCCGTGGGGTTCGTCGATCGGCTGCGGGCGGCGCGTCCCGAGGAGCGTACGCGGCTGATGACCGATGCCGTCTGCACCGAGGCCGCAGCCGTGCTCGGACATGCTTCGGCCAAGAGCATCGACGCGCGCCGGGAGTTCTACGAGCTCGGCTTCGACTCACTCACCTCCGTCGAACTGCGCAACCGCCTCTCCACGATCACCGGACTGCACCTGTCGGCGACCGTGGTCTTCGACAGCAAGACCCCCGGCGATCTCGCAGCCCGCCTCTACGGTGACCTGGCCGCGCAGGAGTCCCTGGACGGCTCCGGGGCCGAAGCGGGCCTCCGCCAGGTCGCCGCGCCGGAGAGTGACTCGCTGGAGCGACTGTTCCTCGATGCCCTGGAGAACGGCAAGATCCCGGAGGCACAGCGCATGCTCTCCGCCCTGAGCGCGCTCCGTCCCAGCTTCGAGAACACCGCCGAGCTGGAGGATCTGCCGCTGCCGGCCACCCTCGCCGAGGGCCCCGGCCGGCCGCGGCTGATCTGCGTCAGCACGCCCACCGCCAACGGCGGCGTACATGAATACGTCAGACTGGCCGCGCCGTTCCGGGGTGAGCGGCACGTCAGCGCGCTGCCGCTGGTCGGCTTCGCCACGGGGGAGCGGCTGCCGGGCACTGCCGAGACCGCGGTGCGGGCCGTCGCGGAGAGCGCGCTGCGGGCGAGCGACGGTGAGCCGTTCGTACTGGTCGGGCACTCCTCCGCGGGAGCCTTCGCGTACCTGGCCGCGGCTCTGCTGGAGAACACCTGGGGCATCAGGCCGGAGGCCGTGGTGCTGCTGGACACCATCAGCATCCGGCACCAGAAGAGCGATGGTCTCGACTACCGGGGACTGATGCGACGCCACTTCATGGTCGACGAGGTCTCCCCGGTGCGGATGACCAACTCCAGGCTGTCCGCCATGGCGCGCTGGCTGGGCATGCTGAGCCAACTCGAACTGCGGCACACCACCGCCCCCGTGCTGCTCGTCCGCGCCGGCAAGGAGACGTTGGGCATCGAGACCGACACTTCCCTCGGTGCCGAACGGCACGGCGGTCGGCCGACCGCCGTCCACAGCGTGGACGCGGACCACTTCTCCATGGTGCGCGACGACGCGCCGGAGACCGCGCGGATCGTCAAGGAATGGCTGGACTCCCTCGGCAACGCGTAA